In the Arachis ipaensis cultivar K30076 chromosome B10, Araip1.1, whole genome shotgun sequence genome, one interval contains:
- the LOC107622206 gene encoding thioredoxin reductase NTRB, with translation MRFCPNKLFTKARNLIGIGLASSAAVSAAGASSSTSSSADTSSTYTTTTTSDSPSSTSSFPVDSSTDDDQRRKLCIIGSGPAAHTAAIYAARAELRPVLFEGWMANGVAPGGQLTTTTDVENFPGFPDGVSGSDLMDRCRRQSLRFGAEIITETVSKVDFSKRPFRIFTDSRTVLADAVIVATGAVARRLSFDGAGDGTGGFWNRGISACAVCDGAAPIFRNRPLAVIGGGDSAMEEANFLTKFGSKVYIIHRRDNFRASKIMQGRVLKNPKIEVLWNSEVVGAYGDEKSGGRVLGGIKVKNVVNDDVFDLKVNGLFFAIGHEPATKFLNGQLELDPDGYIVTKPGTTMTSVKGVFAAGDVQDKKYRQAVTAAGTGCMAALDAEHYLQEIGTHEDTSS, from the exons ATGAGGTTCTGCCCAAACAAGCTCTTCACTAAAGCCCGCAACCTCATCGGTATCGGACTCGCCTCGTCCGCCGCCGTTTCCGCCGCCGGAGCCTCATCCTCCACTTCCTCATCCGCCGACACTTCCTCCACTTAcactaccaccaccacctccgATTCTCCTTCCTCCACTTCTTCCTTCCCCGTCGACTCTTCAACCGACGACGACCAGAGAAGGAAGCTCTGCATCATCGGAAGTGG CCCGGCGGCGCACACCGCCGCAATCTACGCCGCGCGAGCTGAGCTCCGGCCGGTTCTCTTCGAAGGATGGATGGCCAATGGCGTCGCTCCCGGCGGCCAGCTCACAACAACTACCGACGTCGAGAACTTTCCCGGATTTCCGGACGGTGTCTCCGGATCTGACCTCATGGACCGCTGCCGCCGGCAGTCTCTCCGATTCGGCGCTGAGATCATCACTGAGACGGTTTCCAAGGTAGATTTCTCAAAGCGTCCGTTTAGGATTTTCACCGATTCCAGAACCGTTTTAGCTGACGCCGTCATTGTCGCCACCGGCGCCGTCGCGAGGCGGCTGTCCTTCGACGGCGCTGGCGATGGTACTGGCGGATTCTGGAACCGCGGGATATCAGCGTGCGCGGTCTGCGATGGAGCGGCGCCAATATTCCGGAACCGGCCGCTGGCGGTTATTGGCGGCGGCGATTCAGCCATGGAGGAAGCTAATTTCCTTACCAAATTTGGTTCCAAAGTGTATATAATCCATAGAAGGGACAATTTTAGAGCTTCTAAGATCATGCAGGGTAGGGTTTTGAAAAACCCTAAAATTGAGGTTTTGTGGAATTCAGAGGTGGTTGGTGCCTATGGTGATGAAAAAAGTGGTGGCAGGGTTCTTGGCGGAATCAAGGTGAAGAATGTAGTGAACGATGATGTGTTTGATTTGAAGGTGAATGGGTTGTTCTTTGCAATTGGGCATGAGCCTGCAACAAAGTTCTTGAATGGCCAGCTTGAGCTGGATCCTGATGGTTACATTGTGACCAAGCCAGGGACTACAATGACCAGTGTTAAGGGTGTGTTTGCGGCCGGCGATGTCCAGGACAAGAAGTATAGGCAAGCTGTTACAGCCGCTGGAACCG GGTGTATGGCAGCACTGGATGCAGAGCATTACTTGCAAGAGATTGGTACACATGAAGATACGAGTAGTTGA